The stretch of DNA GGCACGTgatgcgcggcgagcgaccgCCGAGAGCATGGCTCGATGGATgacggagcgccgcgcccagaggagcggagggcgacgcgacccgaAGCCCGTCGAGTACGAAGTGGTGCTATTTTTGCTCGGATGTCGGATCTGACTGTTTGCCTGTGTATATTTCGAAAAAGGCAATTGTTAATCCTAAACACGACGCGTGTTGTCCCATGCTCCACAGTTGGGAAAAGATCCCGCGAAGTCACACCTCCGATCCTGAAGAAGTTTGCCAGCTCAGCTCACCCACCTGCCACCTGTTCGAGATAAAGTTTGGGGAGGTCGATCAGATCGCTCAAAGCTCACGCGCCTTACCCCACCCGCGCTCCGCGATGTCCCTCgtgttcgcctcggcgctcgcgcgccccaccccggcgccggtcgccggCTCCCGGCGCATCgcaccgggcgcggcgggtaaacccccccgcccctccgcctcccccgtcgtcgccttcgccaaGAAGAAAGGCAAGGGTGGATCGCGCGACGGGTACGACGATTGGGACGACGGCTTCGGCAGCGGCAGCGGCAACTACGACGCCAACTTCAactccatcgacgacgacttctacaccggcgcgggcggcgactaCGACTCCTTCGGTTCCAagtccggcgccgccaagcccgagagcggcaagaagaagggcgccgcgaagcgcgccaAGAAGGCAAAGGGcagcgacgtcgacgacgggtacGCGCCGGTTGCCGGCGACGTCTCCCGGCTCATCCGCTCCAAGGCGCCCGCCAAGCCCGAGAGCGGCGCCATCGGATCGTCCCTAGACTCCGGCGACGGACCCAACTTCGTGAGGCCGCTCGACGGCtggaagaagaagggcgaggCGTCCAGCTACGGCGACGTGTTTGAAAACTCGGCGGCGTTTTCaatggacgacggcgacttggactttggcgccgagccgctcgcggcggagccaatcgacgcgccgagggtcgTGACGGTCGCCAAGGCGGTGcccaagaaggagaagagggaggaggcgaaggaggccaaggcggtggATCCCGCGGACCCGGGTAAGGGGGAGAAGAAGGCTTCGCAGACTCTGAAAAAGTGGGGTTTCGCGCAGTCAaacatcgacgacgcgctgggagcgacggaggaggcggcggcgacggccgtgGGCGAGGGGCAGACGGCGTACAACAAGAGGCGGCAGGTGCTGGCGCTGGACTGGCTGCTGCTCAACGCGCCGGAGGATGCCATCCCGATGGACTATCGCAACGACGCCATCAAGGCGAGGTCGTGAGCGAGGGATAGTGTAAAAGATCGACGGGCTTGTAAAAGACGAAAacacggcggacgcgacgcgccctctCTTCACTCGTTCTCTTCTTCGTGTTGAAACAAAAACGTGCTACACCCCCGCGCCAGGGGGAAGGCTATCCGTGTGTAGTGTTATAAAGAATCCAAGCACGCGCGCCCATCCCGAGCGCGCCAATCACTCACAAACTCTCGCGCTGCTCTCGACGTAAGCGTAAGAAATTTACTTGGGAGCCTTGGACGCCTTGATGCCCGCAATGGCCTTGGCGTAGTCGTCGGAGTTGAAGACGGCGgagcccgcgacgagcgcgttggcgccggCATCGATCACCTTGTAGGCGTTGGCgggggagacgccgccgtcgacctcGATCCAGGGGTTgacgcccttcgcgtcgcacATGGCCTTGATCTTCTTGATCTTGTCAACCTGCGACTCGATGAAGGACTGGCCGCCGAAGCCGGGGTTGACGGACATGACGAGGATGAGGTCGACGCAGTCGAGGATGTACTCGAGGCAGTCGGGGTGGGTGCCGGGGTTGAGCACGACGCCCGCCTTGCATCCGAGGTCCTTGATCTGGTTGATGGTGCGGTGGAGGTGGATGGTggacgcgccctccgcgtgCACGGAGATGATGTCAGAGCCAGCCTTGGCGAagtccgcgacgcggagctcgggctcgacgatCATGAGGTGGGTGTCGAGAACCTTGTCGGTGACGgggcggagcgcgtcgacgacgagggggcCGATGGTGATGTTGGGGACGAAGCGGCCGTCCATGACGTCGATGTGGATCCACTCAGCGCCGGCCTCATCGACAGCCTTGACCTGTtgtcgcgcgaggaggggcgGGGGGTCAGCGAGACGCCAGCTGTGAGGGCAATTCTATCCGGATCGGCTATTTTCCGAGAGGGGGCGCCTTGatcgcacgccgccggggttcaTCGACCCTCGGATGCGccccgtcgcacgcgcgtgTTGGGGTTTCGAGCTCGATATTCATCCGGGGCGGGTCGCACGGGTGGAAttcgcggacgcgaacggggtTCACCGGGGGGCAcgcacctcggcgccgagggtggcgaAGTTGGCGGAGAGGATGGAGGGGGAGACGATGACGGAGTTCttgtcgcacgcgtcgaccttggcgttggcggagacgttgaacgcggcgcgggccttgGTGGCGACGCGCTTGTTCGCGATAGCCTTGCCGGCGAGGGACTTGcgggcgaagacggcggagTTGGTGACGGCGGACATCGTACTTGTTGGGTGCGGTGTGGAAAGTGGCGCGTGAAGCGGGCGGCCCAACCGCCTCGGCTTTCGCGGTGACAAATGGATGGCGATAaggaccgccgcgaaccggGAATTAAACCCCCGATTCGCCCCATAGAGTCGACCGAAATTGCAACCGACCGAGACCGAGCTTCTTTTTGGGGTTTGGGGGTTTAGGCTGTGCTGTTTTTGCTAGGATGCCGGGTGCGACCGCGTGGCGAAACACTCCGGTGCACGTTCGTCAGGACCGCACTCGTCTCTCTTAGACCAGACAAGATGGCCGCTTTCACCGTCTCCATgtccgccctcgtcggcgcgcccgtcaaGGTTCGTCGCatcgcacgcgctcgcgcgcaaTTCGTGCCATCGTCGGTGGTCGGAACGTCGCCAGCACCACAGGGTTTTCACGGGAGGTCGGGCGAAAaagcgagcggcgagcgccgcgcggaaacgacgcgccgcgagaaTCGCGagcggtcgacgcgagcgcgtcacgcgaccggcgcgcgcgctcgttcaTCGCTCGCGATTCTCGCGGCGCGTGAATCCGGGGAggccgcgcgtcgatcgcagaccgcgcgcgccgctcgcgacgtcatcgccgtgcCAGCCTCCCTTATCCGAGGGTGGCTGGGCCTTTTTCCCacgttcgccgacgcgcgcgagggactcgcggctcccggggcgcgcgccccgtcgctccgcgcgactcccgcgtcgtcgtccgagtttGATCACACGCGCCCTcatcgcatccgccgccccgctccgcgccctcgcgcgcgttcccccCGCCGCACCTCCCGCTGACCTTCGCCCCCCGACCCCATCCTCCTCGATTCTTCCTTcaggctcgcgccgtcgtcgcccgcaaGGCTgtccagcagcgcggcgcccgcctcatcgtccgcgcc from Micromonas commoda chromosome 3, complete sequence encodes:
- a CDS encoding predicted protein; amino-acid sequence: MLHSWEKIPRSHTSDPEEVCQLSSPTCHLFEIKFGEVDQIAQSSRALPHPRSAMSLVFASALARPTPAPVAGSRRIAPGAAGKPPRPSASPVVAFAKKKGKGGSRDGYDDWDDGFGSGSGNYDANFNSIDDDFYTGAGGDYDSFGSKSGAAKPESGKKKGAAKRAKKAKGSDVDDGYAPVAGDVSRLIRSKAPAKPESGAIGSSLDSGDGPNFVRPLDGWKKKGEASSYGDVFENSAAFSMDDGDLDFGAEPLAAEPIDAPRVVTVAKAVPKKEKREEAKEAKAVDPADPGKGEKKASQTLKKWGFAQSNIDDALGATEEAAATAVGEGQTAYNKRRQVLALDWLLLNAPEDAIPMDYRNDAIKARS
- the RPE gene encoding ribulose-phosphate 3-epimerase (Ribulose-phosphate 3-epimerase, chloroplast precursor; predicted (ChloroP & TargetP) TP 1st 36 AA), giving the protein MSAVTNSAVFARKSLAGKAIANKRVATKARAAFNVSANAKVDACDKNSVIVSPSILSANFATLGAEVKAVDEAGAEWIHIDVMDGRFVPNITIGPLVVDALRPVTDKVLDTHLMIVEPELRVADFAKAGSDIISVHAEGASTIHLHRTINQIKDLGCKAGVVLNPGTHPDCLEYILDCVDLILVMSVNPGFGGQSFIESQVDKIKKIKAMCDAKGVNPWIEVDGGVSPANAYKVIDAGANALVAGSAVFNSDDYAKAIAGIKASKAPK
- a CDS encoding predicted protein, which gives rise to MAAFTVSMSALVGAPVKVRRIARARAQFVPSSVVGTSPAPQGFHGRSGEKASGERRAETTRRENRERSTRARHATGARARSSLAILAARESGEAARRSQTARAARDVIAARAVVARKAVQQRGARLIVRAEGEEAKADSFAGLKPTKAADFKSMSNDELNAQIVEAKKMLFELRMKQSTRKEYKGHHFGILKTKIAQIRTVKREREVTEGVNKRDSRKIKREERAANIYL